Sequence from the Longimicrobium sp. genome:
ATTCGTATGCGCGCCAGGTGGAGAGGAATGCCTCCCTCTGGCTGATGGAGGCCCGTTCCAAAAGGGCCAGATGTGCAGAGTCGAGATAGACGAGCAAAGCAGAGTACTTCAGTGGTACTGGTACAAGGGTTCATGGAATCGTGCGCAGCGTGTCCCGCTCCTGGAATATATCGGTACGCACAAGACCTTACCCTCTCGTTCCGCATGCCCAGTGGTGATTAAGAAGGAGGAGGTGTTACCTTCCGCTCGGGAGTCAGATGATCCGCTGATGAGGAGTACGGTCGATGGGAATCCCCGCCGTTGACCTGACGAGTGCACCTCCCCAACTCCGCGATCTGGTGGAGGAGGCCGCGCGCGCAGGAGAGGTGGTGCTCACGAGCGGAGGCGAAGCGGTGGCCAAGATCATCCCGCTGCGCCGTTCTCGCGCGCCACGCCGCCCGGGCAGCGCCCGTGGGCTGATTCACATGGCCGAGGACTTCGACGCCACCCCCGAGGACTTTCAGGATCCTCTGTAAGCCGACAGAGGCCTCCCGAGCCCGATGATGGGCGGCCCGGCGGGACGCGACGTCAGGCCTCCGGAGCCAGGGACGCGAACAGGCCGGCGATCTCGGGATCGCCGGATTCGCGGGCGTGCGCGGCGAGGGGCTTCCCGTGCCTGTCCGCCGCGGCGGCGAGCGCCGGGTGCCGGGCGACCAGGCGGCGCGCCCACCTGGCGTCGCGGGTCTGGATGGCGTAGAGCACGTCCTCGATCTCGATCGCCAGCAGCCCGCCCAGCTCGCGCAGGTACTCGATCGCCCAGCCGGACGGGGTGGCGCCGAAGCGGGCGTCGCGCGCGTTCAGCTCGGCCCCGGCGGCGAGGAGGAGGTCGACGACGGGCCGGTGCCCGTTGAACGCCGCGTAGTGCAGCGCCGTCGCCCCCTCGTCGTCGCGGGCGCGGGCGAGCTCCGGGTGCGCCGCGAGGAGGGTGCGCACCCGCTCGGCGTCGCCGGACTCCACGGCCTGGAAGAACTGCCCGGTCTCGCTCATGCGGCCTCGAAGGTTGATGGGCCTGACGCCGGGCTCCCCCGCCGCGCCGCGCGCCGGAGGGCTACCGCGGAGCGGCCACCCCGCCGAGGAGGGCGATGGCCCTCAGGCCGCCGCCCGGCAGTCCCGGCTGCGGGGCGGGGGCCTGGACCGGCACTCCGATCACCCGGGCCGTCATCCAGCCGTTGGGCGGGGGGAGGGCGTGCAGCGCGCCCGAGGGAAAGTAGGAGAGCAGCTTCGGCCGGGAAGGGTGCCCCAGGATGGCGACGTGGTACTCCTGCTCCGCGATGAACGCGCGCATCCCGGGCTTGGACTTGCCGACCAGGACCTTGAAATCCTCGTCGATGCCGGGATAGGTCTGGCTGGCCCACTCGAACCACCGGCCGAGCGATGCGGTGCCTTCCCTTTCCAGCGCGCTGCTGAATTCGTGCTGCAGCGCGTGCTCGGGGAGCTGCCGCCTCGTCTCCAGCTCGGCCCGCAGCTCGGCGGGGAGCTTCGGCAGCTGGAGCAGGAAGTCGCAGGCCAGCTTGAGGAAGCTCGGCGCCCAGAGAGGATGGTACAGGTCGTCCTGCACCTGCACGAGCTGCTGGGAATTCGGCTTCCAGCGGGCCTGCCCGCCCCCGGAGGCCAGGTCGTGCGCGTCGAGCCTGCCGGACAGCCAGAGCGCCTCCCGCAGGAGGTCGGACGCTTCCGCGCTCCGGTTCCCGTCGAGCTCGTACTCGAGGAACGGGATCACCGGAGTCTGCACCTTCAGCTTGCCCCTCTTGACGGCCTCCAGGAACCTGCGCAGGGGCGACTTCAGCCGCCTGACCGCCGACGGAAGCTGTGACGGGTCCGCCCACAGGGGGATCCACTGCATCGAGGCCATAGTCCCTTTCCTGAACGCGCCCGGGCCAGGTCCCGCTCCGCTGAGCAGGCGACGCCGTGGCTTGCACGAATCAGGGATTACGGTGCGCGGAAGAGGCGCGAGGGAAGTTTAGGGCGGGGGCGGGCGGGTGTAAATCGTTTCGGCGGACGCGGCCGGCGTCAACGGGGTGGACCGGGAACGAGCCATCCCAGCCCGTCGCAGCCGTGGCAGATGTCCTCGACGGCGGGGGCGGCCGGCGTGACCGGCCCGCCCGTGCCCCCGCAGACGTCGCAGAGGCGTGCGTCCGCGGGGCGCGCGGGGATGAGCTCCCGCAGCTCGGGATGCCTGCGCGCCCCCAGCACCAGGGCCGCGTAGAGGGCCGAGAGGTCGGTTTCCGGCTCGGTGGCATGGGCGAACGACTCGTGGTCGATCCAGAGGACCACGCCGTCGGGCCGGATGGCCCAGAGGTAGACCTGGTTGCCGCTGAGGGGAAAGGCGTTGCGCTCCATGCAGAGGCGCATCAGCCAGTTCTCCCGGGCGTCCGCGGCCAGCGCGTCGATCTGCCGCTGGATCCAGGCCGACAGCTCCGGCGAAGGCGGGAGCGGCTCGGGGTAGCTCCTGTCGAAGCGCATCGCCCTCGGCAGATCCCGGTTACGTCGCCACGCTCGCCTCGGAATACAGCGCGGGACCCTCCCACAGCCAGTTCGCCGCCTGGTGGCGCTCCTGGGCGGCGCTGTGCGCGGTCGAGAACACGTCCGGCGGCGCCCGGTCGATCCGCCTGCCGCCGAGCCCGAGGTCGCCTTCGACCAGGGGGATTCCGGTGAGGTCCAGCGGGCCGAACCAGCAGGTCCGCGCGAACTCGCCGAAGTCCATCGCGCCCGGCTTGACGTAGAAGTCCCGCAGCCGCCAGTGCAGCGCGAACAGCCGGCTGCGGAGCGCTTCGATCTCTTCCCGCGGCCGCAGAGCCGGGCTCGCCAGCAGCGCCCGGGCGGCGCCGGCGTCGAGCAGCCCCAGGCTCTTCCAGAGCGGGTCGGGGTCCACCAGTTCGTCGTGGGGCGGGAGCTCGAACCGGCCGAGCGCCCAGGCCAGCACGGCCAGCCCCTCCAGCCGCCATGACGCGTTCATCTGCGAGCGCGGGTCCAGGCGGCCGGGCGGCTGCCGCAGGTGCTCCCTCTCGTACTCCTCCAGCTCGTCCTCGACGCCGGTCTCGCGCACCCAGCCGAGCAGGTCCTGGTGCTTCCCGGCGGCACCGCGCTCCCTGGCCTCCCGCTCGAGGATGGCCCGGGCGGTGACGGCCGCCAGGGCGAGCGCCCGCCGGGCCACCCGCTCGGCGGTGGGGGGCTCGGCATCTTCGTCCTCGTCGTCCGGCGCGGCCGCCCCGGACGGGTCCGACACGGACACCTCGGCTATCACGCGGGGCCAGACGGCCGCGGGGTCTTCCGCGCCCGCGCCCTCGGGCGAGAACAGGACGCGCCCGCGCGCGTCGCGCAGCGCCGACGGGGTGAACAGGACGCCGTCCACGAGCTCGGCCACCGCGAACAGCACGTCGAGCCGCGGGTCGCCGCCGGGGTCGGGGTCCGGGTCGAACTGCGTGGCGAGCGAATAGCGGAAGGTGGTGGGGAGCATCACCGCCTGGCGCTTGCGGCCGCTGTCCGGGAAGCGGGAGAGGTACCCCCGCATCCCACCCATCTGGGCGGACCAGTTCGGCTCCGCGTGGTAGTCCGGATCGTAGAGGAGCGTGAGCGTCCGCTTCCTCCACCACTTCCCGAAGCTGACCCTGGCGCTCCGCCAGCGGTCGTCCGGCCCGTCGATCTTGACGTCCGGGGCGAGCTCGCGCAGCCGCCGGGCGACACCGGCGTGGTCCGCGATGCGGGCGAACAGGTTGATCGGCTCCGCCGTCATGAACGGCTCCCTGGCAAGTGTATCCGCGCGCGCCGGTCAGCCGTTGGGGCGCGGGCGCATCTCACGGCTGGTTGGATCCTCGAGTGGATTCGGCGAGCATTCCGATCGCCGTCGAACGCCCGGGCCCGAGCGCCGCGGGCCGAGACGCCGGGCCGCGAGGTCGGGCTGAAGCCGTGCCGTCGCAGTCGCGTGCAGCGCCAGGTCAGGCTGGTGGCCCATCCTCCTCGCCGGCCGGGCGGAAGCCCACCTTCTCGTTTGCGCGCAGGCTCGCGGTGTTGGTCCACCGCGGCGCCGTCAGGATGCGCCGATAGCCGCGTGTCCTGGCGTAGGCCGCCGCATGCAGCTTCAGGGCCGTGGCGAGCCCCCTCCCCCGCTCTTCCGGACGTACTCCGGTCCAGCCCTGGACCAGCGTCTCGCCGTCCGACCCGCGCACGTTGAGGCAGGTGTAGCCGAGGTACCGCTCGCCCGATCGCGCGAGGAAGAGCGCCTCGGGCGCCACCTTGAGGAAGGCGAGCCGTTCGATCATCTCGGCCGGCGTGCGCGGCGCATCGATATGGGCGCGTGTGGCGTTCTCGAGGTCGGTGAGCTCGCGAAGCCACTCCGCGGGCCGCCGTTCCTGCTCCTCCGCGAGCGTGGCGAACACGATCCCACGGGCCTCCAGCTCTCGCGCGGCGGCCGCAGCCCGTGCGGGGTCGAACCCGTCCAGGTTGAGCACCAGCTCGCGGAACTTCGAGTCGCCCACGCGGCCTTCCTGGGGTCGAGTGCAAGCCGACACCCGGCTTAGCTCAGGGCGTCCTTACTACCGCCTCCGCCCCTCGCGGCGCCAGCAGCAGGATGGACGGCACCTTCGCGGGATCGAACAGGCGCAGGTAGAAGTGGCCGATGCCGGCCAGGCCCAGCATCAGGTTCGGCGTCTCGCCGCCGTCGGGGACGCCGCAGGGCCAGGGGGCGCGCGGCAGCAGGTAGCGGGCGATCCCCATCCGCCCCACCTGCTCGGCGAGCTGCATCGCCCCGCCGCCGCCGAACGCCTGCTCGGCCAGGATCAGCAGCTCGGCGTTCCCCGCGTCACCGTGGCAGAGCGAGAAGCCGGCGCTCCCCGCCTGCGCCGCGGCCTGCAGCGCGTAGGCCGTGGTCCGCAGCGCCGCGTCGGCCTCGCGGCGGTAGACGTCGTCGCCGGTGAGCTGCCAGGCCCGGATGCGCGCCATCCCGATCCCCGGCGCGCCGTGGCACCAGGCCAGCGCGTAGCCGGGCTCGGGCGGCGTGGGCATCCCCATGCTCTCGAAGGTGCGGAAGTCCGGCCAGTTCCCCTGCCGCGGGTCGAACCAGCTGCGCTCGTAGCGGAACCCCTCCTCGGCCGCCGCGCGGAAGCGCGCCTCGCCCGTGCGGCGCCAGAGCTCCAGCAGCGCCAGCGCCACCCCGGACGCTCCGTGGCTGTAGCCGGTGAGGTCGCGCCGGGTGTCCATCTCCAGCGTCCGCCAGCTCGTCCCCGCCTCCCCCGGCCGCGCGATGGAGAGGAGGAAGTCGCCCAGCCGCGCGGCCGCCCCCATCCACGCCTCCACGCCGAAGCGCGCCGCCAGGTCCAGCAGCGCGGGGATCGCCCCCGCCGCCCCCGAGATCACGTCCACCTCGTGCGGGCGCGGCTCCAGCCCCGCCACCTCGTCCGCCAGCTCGCGCGCCGCGGACGCGTACTCCCCGCTCCCCAGCAGCTCGCCCGCCTCGGCCAGCACCCACGCCACCCCCGTCGCCCCCGAGTGGAAGGCGAGCCGGCCGGCGGCTCCCAGCTGCCCGCGGCGGGAGAGGACGTGCCGGAGCGCCCCCTCGGCCGCGGTGCGGAAGGGGCGCTCGCCGGTCGCCGCGTGGAGCCGCGCCAGGAACAGCGCGATGCCGGCGGTGCCGTCGTACAGCTCCGCGCCCATCGCCTTGTGGACCACGGTCCAGGCGCTGCCCACCACCTCGGACGCGTCGCCCAGCCAGTTGCAGCGCGCGCCGTCCCAGAGGGCGTCGCGGCAGAGGCGCGCCCCGACGCCGGCGGCCGCGTCGATGAAGGCGAGCCGGCCGGTGGCGGCCACGGCCTCAGGCGGCGGCGGGAGCTCGTGCAGGGTCATAGCGGTCGATCGAGCCCGGGTTGAGCCACGGGCGCTCCAGGTCCACCCCGGCGGCCGCGAAGTGCGCGGCCACGGCCCGCATCCGCTCCTCGGGCGTGCGCAGCCCTGCGGTGTGCGCCTGCCACACCCCCTCGGCCAGCACCCGGCAGCGCGCCATCCCGAAGCTCTCGCCCGTGTCGGGGTCCTCGGCCAGCGCCAGCCCCGGCGCCAGCGCGCGGGTGAAGAGCGGCGTCTCGGGGGAGAGGTGCGCGGCCACGCGCGGGATCACCCCCTCCAGGGCCAGCTCGGCGGTGATGCGGAAGTAGCGGTGGCTCACGTAGAGCACCGCCGGGTCCGCGCGCACGTACGCCGAGCGGAGCGACAGCGTCTTGAAGCGGAAGGGGACGCCGTAGCGGTTGAGCGCGCCGGCCAAGTGGCGCAAGAGCGCCGGGGCGCCGGCGTCGTCCACGTGCCAGTACAGCCGCACCAGGTCCAGCTCGTCGCCCTGGTCGAACGGCGACTCCCCGAAGGCGAAGTAGAAGCCCGGCTGCATGGTGGCCGACTCGCGCGGCGCGTGGACGCTCACCCGCATCCCCGGGCGCGGCTGCATCCCGGGCCCGTCGCGGCTCAGGAACTCGCCCGGCCACAGGAAGCGCGTGCGGCCGTGGAGCCTGGCGATCACCTGCCCCGAGGCCAGGATCTGCGCGATCTCCCACCCCTGCTCCCAGCGCTCGCGGGTGGGGTTGGCGCGGGAGAGCAGCGGCACCAGGTCGTCGTCCGGGCGCGGGGCGTACGGCGGGTCCAGCGCCGCCCCGGCGAAGCGGCGGACGTAGCAGTACTGGTAGAAAGTGTTCTGCAGCAGCTCCACCACCGGCGGCGGGGCGCCCGCCGCGCGCGGGGGAGCCCCGGGCGGCTGCGGCGGCGCCTGGAACGAGCGCCCGCCGAAGCGGAACCCCGTGGGCCCGAGCGCGTCGACCGCCGCCACGATGCGGCGCAGCTCGTCGAGGAGGGGAGCGCTCATTCAGGGGTCGGACGGAGTCGCATCGGCTTCATCGCTCGCTTCGACAAGGTTCGGCGCCGCGCGGGGGGTGCCCCCTCCCCCCGCTCTCCCCTGCTGCGCGGGAGAGGGAGCTTTTATCGTGCGTCGCGACTGGCTTCCGCGCGAATCCGACCCTCCGCACGAAAGATCCCGCAAAGTACCCTCTCCCCCGCAGTTGGGAGAGGGTGGCGACGCGGTAGCGGCGCCGGGTGAGGGTCCGCCGGGTGAGGGTCTCACGCCGCCGCCGCCCGGGCGGGCATGCCCAGCAGGTGCTCGATCGCCTCGTCGTAGCGGGTGAGCACGTTGATGCTCACCTGCAGGAGGCACAGCGCGTTGGCGGTGAGCTGGGGCGAGTAGGTCAGGTACTCCCAGGCGGTCTGGATCATCCGCGCCGCGCCGTAGCGCACGCTCCGGCGCAGCAGCTCGCCCGCGCCGCCCGGGTCGGCGCCGCGGGCGTGCACGTACGCGTCCCAGAAGGCGTGGATGGCCGGCTGCATCCGCTCCAGCGGGAACTCGGCCAGCTGCGGCAGGCGCTCCGGGCGCACCTGCTCGGCCGGGATGCGCATCGTCAGGATCCAGTAGGTCAGGTACGCCTGGAAGATGGCCCCCACGTCCCAGCAGCCGTCGCCGATGTCGGCCAGCTCCCAGTCGACGATCCGCAAGGCTGCCGCGGCCCGGGCCGGGTCGTCGCCGCGGGGGACCACGCAGTTCTCCCACTTCATGTCGCCGTGGATCAGCGCGTCCAGGCGCCACTCGCCGCGCAGCTCGTCCAGCGCGCGCTGGAACTCGGGGTAGCGGCCCACGATCCCCAGCAGCTGGCTGACCCCGGCGCTCACCGGCCCGAAGTGCGAGGGGTTGTGGAAGTGGATGGAGAGCACCCACGGCACCGTGCGCGGGAAGACGCCGTCCTGCGGCAGCTCGCGGGTGCGCCCGCCGGCCTGGCGGTGGTAGGTGCCCAGCAGCGTGCCCAGCCGCGCGGCCAGCTCCAGCGGAAAGCCGCCCACGCGCCGGTGGTGCTCGCCCAAGGTCTCGGCGTCGGGGACCAGCTCCACCACCAGCACCTGCCGCTTCGCGTCGTACAGCCGGTAGCGCGGCATCATGTCCTGGAGCGCGGCGAAATCGGGGTCGTTCCCCGCCAGCCAGTAGCAGGTGGCCTCGCGCTGCAGCGTCTCGGCCGAGTGCGGGTCCCACTCCTGGACCTGCTTCACGAAGAGCCCCGGCGCGTTCTGCCGCATCACCTGCAGGTTGTGGTTGCGGCGGCTCATGTCCACCACCGCGAAGTCGCCGTCCACCACCTCGGCGGGGGTCACGAGCCCGCGGGCCACGAGGTAGTGCACCAGGTTGGCGGGGGTGAGGATCATCGGCGGCGGCTGGGCGCGGGCGGGCGGCGGTCGCGGGGCAGGTGCAAGATGGCGCGCCGGGGTCCGGGCGTCAAAGGTCCGAGGACAGGGATCGGTCGTCCGTCACTAACGCACTAACGCACTAACGCACTAACGCACTAACGCACTAACGCACTAACGCACTGCAGTTCTCGGGCATGTCCCTCCGCTGCGCTCCGGGCCGGGCTGCGCGCGCCGTAGGGCAGCAAACGACGCTGCCCAACGGCGCCGGGCCACCGCCGCCACGATACCCCTGTGGCGGCGGCGTCCCGGCCCTCCGGGCGCGCATCCCTCATGCGAACGGCAGGTTACAGGGGACAGGGTACAGCCAACCTGCACGCCCGTACGCCGTACCTCGTACCCCGTACCTCCGCACTTAGCACTTAGCACTTCGCACTTCGCACTTCGCACCGCGGTTCAGTAGCAGCCCCCGCATCGTCGGGCACGCGTCCGCCGCCGACGGTCGTACGTCCCGGCGGCCTCAGCATTTTGGCTGCGGGTCGAAGCCGCGCGCCCTCGTCGGCTGCGGGTCGAAGCCGCGTCCGCCGCCCGCTCCCTCGGGGCACTGCGGCGGGCGCAGGCTCGGCGCGCAGAACCCGGTGGGGCACGCGTCCACCGCCGAGCGGCACTGCTGTCCCACGGTCGCCGGCGCCTCCCTGCCGCCGAAGCCGCCTCCTCCGCCTCCGCCCCTGTCCTGCGGCTGGCACCCCGCGTCCTGCGTGGTGCAGCGCGCCGTGGGGCAGTCGAGCGTGCAGGCGATGCCCAGCGTCGGGCACTGCTGCGGCGTGGACGTGCACCCCCGCGTCGGACAGTCGACCGTGCAGGCGATGCCGAGGGTAGGGCACTGTTCCGGCGTCGCCGTGCACGCCCGCGTGGGACAGGCGTCCACCGCCGAGGGGCAGCGCCGCGGGTCGGTG
This genomic interval carries:
- a CDS encoding ankyrin repeat domain-containing protein, which translates into the protein MSETGQFFQAVESGDAERVRTLLAAHPELARARDDEGATALHYAAFNGHRPVVDLLLAAGAELNARDARFGATPSGWAIEYLRELGGLLAIEIEDVLYAIQTRDARWARRLVARHPALAAAADRHGKPLAAHARESGDPEIAGLFASLAPEA
- a CDS encoding DUF4272 domain-containing protein, producing the protein MTAEPINLFARIADHAGVARRLRELAPDVKIDGPDDRWRSARVSFGKWWRKRTLTLLYDPDYHAEPNWSAQMGGMRGYLSRFPDSGRKRQAVMLPTTFRYSLATQFDPDPDPGGDPRLDVLFAVAELVDGVLFTPSALRDARGRVLFSPEGAGAEDPAAVWPRVIAEVSVSDPSGAAAPDDEDEDAEPPTAERVARRALALAAVTARAILEREARERGAAGKHQDLLGWVRETGVEDELEEYEREHLRQPPGRLDPRSQMNASWRLEGLAVLAWALGRFELPPHDELVDPDPLWKSLGLLDAGAARALLASPALRPREEIEALRSRLFALHWRLRDFYVKPGAMDFGEFARTCWFGPLDLTGIPLVEGDLGLGGRRIDRAPPDVFSTAHSAAQERHQAANWLWEGPALYSEASVAT
- a CDS encoding GNAT family N-acetyltransferase, with the protein product MGDSKFRELVLNLDGFDPARAAAAARELEARGIVFATLAEEQERRPAEWLRELTDLENATRAHIDAPRTPAEMIERLAFLKVAPEALFLARSGERYLGYTCLNVRGSDGETLVQGWTGVRPEERGRGLATALKLHAAAYARTRGYRRILTAPRWTNTASLRANEKVGFRPAGEEDGPPA
- a CDS encoding lanthionine synthetase LanC family protein — encoded protein: MTLHELPPPPEAVAATGRLAFIDAAAGVGARLCRDALWDGARCNWLGDASEVVGSAWTVVHKAMGAELYDGTAGIALFLARLHAATGERPFRTAAEGALRHVLSRRGQLGAAGRLAFHSGATGVAWVLAEAGELLGSGEYASAARELADEVAGLEPRPHEVDVISGAAGAIPALLDLAARFGVEAWMGAAARLGDFLLSIARPGEAGTSWRTLEMDTRRDLTGYSHGASGVALALLELWRRTGEARFRAAAEEGFRYERSWFDPRQGNWPDFRTFESMGMPTPPEPGYALAWCHGAPGIGMARIRAWQLTGDDVYRREADAALRTTAYALQAAAQAGSAGFSLCHGDAGNAELLILAEQAFGGGGAMQLAEQVGRMGIARYLLPRAPWPCGVPDGGETPNLMLGLAGIGHFYLRLFDPAKVPSILLLAPRGAEAVVRTP
- a CDS encoding T3SS effector HopA1 family protein; this translates as MSAPLLDELRRIVAAVDALGPTGFRFGGRSFQAPPQPPGAPPRAAGAPPPVVELLQNTFYQYCYVRRFAGAALDPPYAPRPDDDLVPLLSRANPTRERWEQGWEIAQILASGQVIARLHGRTRFLWPGEFLSRDGPGMQPRPGMRVSVHAPRESATMQPGFYFAFGESPFDQGDELDLVRLYWHVDDAGAPALLRHLAGALNRYGVPFRFKTLSLRSAYVRADPAVLYVSHRYFRITAELALEGVIPRVAAHLSPETPLFTRALAPGLALAEDPDTGESFGMARCRVLAEGVWQAHTAGLRTPEERMRAVAAHFAAAGVDLERPWLNPGSIDRYDPARAPAAA